From the Clostridiales bacterium FE2011 genome, one window contains:
- the glpK gene encoding glycerol kinase GlpK, with product MKKILAALDQGTTSSRAVIFTEDGEIIAAFNKEFPQHYPKPGWVEHDPKDILNSQITALREAVRLSGVNAADIAAIGITNQRETTFLWDRNTGECVGNAIVWQCRRTSQIVDRLVADGCGDMIREKTGLVPDAYFSGTKLKWLLDYYNLRDRAEKGELCFGTVDSFLCWNLLEGRPHVTDATNAGRTMLFNLHTQDWDDDLLKLLDIPKACLPRVVDTAGMIGMLDPAILGRAIPVTAMAGDQHASLFGQACLKTGDIKNTYGTGCFMLMNTGDKPVMSEHGLLTTMAWRIGGKPTYALEGSVFMGGATVQWLRDELKIIENAAETEGIAQSIQSTGGVYLVPAFTGLGAPWWDMYSRGTLIGMTRGTGRAHIVRAALEAIAYQSADLMDAMIADCGSRPESLQVDGGASANSFLMQFQADITGIPVIRPRVLETTALGAALLAGLGAGIYSSLEETTKVWQKDLEFTPRMDDATRLLNLKGWHEAVKRSLLWAKD from the coding sequence ATGAAGAAGATTCTGGCGGCGCTTGATCAGGGAACTACCAGCTCCCGGGCAGTGATCTTTACCGAAGACGGAGAGATTATTGCGGCCTTTAACAAGGAATTCCCCCAGCATTACCCGAAACCCGGCTGGGTGGAACATGACCCCAAAGATATCCTGAACAGTCAGATCACGGCCCTGAGGGAAGCTGTACGCCTGAGCGGTGTGAACGCGGCGGATATCGCCGCGATCGGCATCACCAACCAGCGGGAAACCACTTTCCTCTGGGACCGGAACACAGGCGAATGCGTTGGCAACGCCATTGTGTGGCAGTGCCGGCGGACCAGCCAGATTGTGGATCGGCTTGTGGCGGACGGCTGCGGCGACATGATCCGCGAAAAGACGGGCCTGGTGCCGGATGCCTATTTCTCCGGCACAAAGCTGAAGTGGCTGCTGGATTATTACAACCTGCGGGATCGGGCGGAAAAAGGAGAGCTGTGCTTCGGCACGGTGGACAGTTTCCTGTGCTGGAACCTGCTGGAGGGCAGGCCGCATGTGACGGACGCGACCAACGCCGGCCGCACAATGCTGTTTAACCTGCATACCCAGGACTGGGACGACGATCTCCTGAAGCTGCTGGATATTCCCAAAGCGTGCCTGCCCCGGGTGGTGGACACGGCGGGAATGATCGGCATGCTGGATCCGGCGATCCTGGGCCGGGCTATTCCGGTGACCGCCATGGCGGGTGACCAGCACGCGAGCCTGTTCGGCCAGGCATGCCTGAAGACCGGAGATATCAAGAACACCTACGGCACGGGCTGCTTCATGCTGATGAACACCGGGGACAAACCGGTGATGAGCGAGCACGGACTGCTGACCACGATGGCCTGGCGTATTGGCGGGAAACCGACATATGCGCTGGAAGGCAGCGTGTTTATGGGCGGAGCCACCGTCCAGTGGCTGCGGGATGAACTGAAGATTATTGAAAACGCCGCAGAAACAGAAGGGATTGCACAGTCAATCCAGAGTACCGGCGGCGTATACCTGGTGCCGGCATTTACCGGACTGGGCGCACCCTGGTGGGATATGTACAGCCGGGGAACGCTGATCGGCATGACCCGGGGAACCGGCCGGGCACATATTGTCCGGGCGGCGCTGGAGGCAATCGCCTACCAGAGCGCGGATCTGATGGATGCGATGATCGCGGACTGCGGCAGCCGGCCGGAAAGCCTGCAGGTAGACGGCGGCGCCAGCGCGAACAGCTTCCTGATGCAGTTCCAGGCGGATATTACAGGCATTCCGGTCATCCGGCCGAGAGTGCTGGAAACCACCGCCCTGGGCGCGGCCCTGCTGGCCGGACTCGGCGCGGGGATCTACAGCAGTCTGGAGGAAACCACAAAGGTCTGGCAGAAGGATCTGGAGTTTACGCCCCGGATGGATGACGCTACAAGGCTGCTGAACCTCAAGGGTTGGCACGAGGCCGTAAAGAGGTCATTACTTTGGGCGAAGGACTGA
- a CDS encoding PQQ-binding-like beta-propeller repeat protein, producing MDRWNRKDQNTYTGMNAQRRNRRKPETGIPVRAEESSESSEVLASLERWLIDDEPEKETQEKAPVTEATEQTEEADFPEVPDMPAEEEPAEVQETAIPEPEKKEENDAPAAPELPEESEPVEKTEASEETPAAVQGADSRVPAEARRMSAAPYGTVKPEARRPGTRPQNAYRRPPMPEQKQAPVRPRRDVREEPLRSGSNRTQDKTSRVRVGYAPGRMSDGMTQQVPIRETARDAAWEREQSMYSRDAKAYLEKRSQPFRTENAKEKVQDRPEHKLLRIIVALLVVIGIIITGVLIFRDRANQKNNAVREAPRVINFIPVDETVGRTAPVDMAFTVLTERDVSGIRLRGENDEDLDTEAASTDNTDGSKLWTMKMHVETGRKGTAILQVRRADEDKWYDTNSTVEIEIQGPLDMLTPKPEEITEPDPAEYDDDDYYDVDAEKAKEEGAEGEPDPEAESDENPNIEAEGVTGDLWGENGEEDPDNEAEGEGAFEGDRYDDLPTGELRTPEPTPTVAPPTPAPTETPPLTALAAPEADPSLISSTTVYTSVTKKVKNYSRPAKELIHMPAADEYTTKQLGVMTFRGDNFRRNAAVGTLSAAPTGLKEKWHADSGSARGTNQTYYGYGWTGQPVIARWSTQVREGSNLFEKKINTKALKEVIIAGMDGNIRFLDLADGELTRNSIKLGYPMRGTPTLHTGGYPFMSVGQFARKMKVKTGKIGLRQYNLYSQKEQKLLDGLDGKYHRPLNDVGSFETSALIDRTSDTLIAAGSNGMLYLESLNSSFDYNAKVLTIDPSITVMNYKVKGQKSTALLAIESSPAAYDKYVYMANMGGVLMCIDTDTLKPVWAVNTGDSVMAAVAMDMQIRENVQETPVPAETGDEDDPKDKAPADNRELSLYTANMLNNRKKGDSDIQIRRYDALSGKEIWKTSVGVTKGKKDKDDVGAKASPVIGQHGLNDLVYFTVTGLSDEGRQQLGLSGETPAVLIALEKASGKIVWSYGLSSRSESSPIAVYNEAGNGWIIQCEQNGTIHLLEGLTGSVVDTMQLNAEIEASPAAYGSTVVIGTTGKNTSFVYGIELELAQVHDEEGGYEEDSGGA from the coding sequence TTGGACAGATGGAATCGGAAAGATCAGAATACATATACCGGGATGAATGCCCAGCGCAGAAACCGGCGGAAACCGGAAACGGGCATTCCCGTCAGAGCGGAAGAATCGTCTGAATCCTCCGAAGTGCTGGCCAGCCTTGAACGCTGGCTTATTGATGATGAGCCCGAAAAGGAAACACAGGAGAAAGCGCCTGTAACAGAAGCGACGGAGCAGACCGAAGAAGCGGATTTCCCTGAAGTGCCCGATATGCCGGCGGAGGAAGAACCGGCCGAGGTACAGGAAACAGCAATCCCGGAGCCTGAAAAGAAAGAAGAAAATGATGCTCCCGCGGCACCTGAGCTGCCGGAAGAATCTGAACCTGTCGAAAAAACAGAAGCATCTGAAGAAACACCTGCCGCGGTGCAGGGCGCGGACAGCCGGGTGCCCGCGGAAGCGCGGCGCATGAGCGCAGCTCCTTACGGCACCGTCAAGCCGGAAGCCAGACGTCCGGGTACCCGTCCGCAGAACGCGTACCGCAGGCCGCCTATGCCTGAACAGAAGCAGGCGCCGGTCCGTCCCAGACGGGACGTGCGGGAGGAGCCGCTCCGGTCCGGCAGCAACAGAACCCAGGATAAAACATCCAGGGTACGGGTTGGCTATGCCCCTGGGCGCATGAGCGACGGTATGACGCAGCAGGTTCCGATCCGGGAAACTGCCCGGGACGCTGCCTGGGAACGGGAACAGTCGATGTATTCCCGTGACGCGAAAGCATATCTTGAAAAACGGAGTCAGCCTTTCCGGACGGAGAACGCCAAGGAAAAGGTGCAGGATCGTCCGGAGCATAAACTGCTGAGGATCATTGTGGCGCTGCTGGTGGTGATCGGCATCATCATTACAGGTGTGCTGATCTTCAGGGACAGGGCGAATCAGAAGAATAACGCTGTGCGGGAAGCTCCGCGTGTTATCAACTTTATCCCGGTGGATGAAACGGTAGGACGTACCGCACCGGTGGACATGGCTTTCACCGTGCTTACGGAGCGGGACGTATCCGGAATCCGCCTGCGGGGAGAAAACGACGAGGATCTGGATACCGAGGCCGCGTCGACAGACAACACGGATGGTTCCAAATTATGGACCATGAAGATGCACGTGGAAACCGGACGGAAAGGTACCGCGATTCTCCAGGTGCGCCGGGCTGATGAAGACAAGTGGTATGATACGAATTCCACGGTGGAAATAGAGATCCAAGGGCCGCTGGATATGCTGACCCCGAAGCCGGAGGAAATCACGGAACCGGATCCGGCCGAATATGACGACGACGATTATTACGACGTGGACGCGGAAAAAGCGAAGGAAGAAGGCGCTGAAGGGGAACCGGATCCTGAAGCAGAATCGGATGAGAATCCGAATATAGAAGCAGAAGGCGTTACCGGGGATCTCTGGGGAGAAAACGGAGAGGAAGATCCGGATAACGAAGCAGAGGGCGAGGGAGCCTTCGAGGGAGATCGATATGACGATCTGCCGACCGGGGAACTGCGTACGCCCGAACCGACTCCTACCGTTGCACCGCCAACCCCTGCACCGACTGAAACCCCGCCGCTGACGGCGCTGGCAGCGCCGGAAGCTGATCCGTCACTGATTTCCAGTACGACGGTTTATACCAGCGTTACCAAGAAGGTGAAAAACTACAGCCGGCCGGCGAAGGAACTGATCCATATGCCGGCGGCGGATGAATATACCACAAAGCAGCTGGGTGTGATGACTTTCCGCGGCGACAACTTCCGCCGGAACGCAGCCGTAGGTACGCTGAGCGCGGCACCGACAGGCCTGAAGGAAAAGTGGCATGCGGACAGCGGAAGCGCACGGGGAACAAACCAGACCTATTACGGCTACGGATGGACCGGCCAGCCGGTGATTGCCCGCTGGAGCACGCAGGTGCGCGAGGGAAGCAACCTGTTTGAAAAGAAAATCAATACAAAGGCCCTGAAGGAAGTCATCATTGCGGGCATGGACGGCAATATCCGCTTCCTGGATCTGGCTGACGGAGAATTAACCCGCAACAGTATCAAGCTGGGCTATCCCATGCGCGGTACGCCGACGCTGCATACCGGCGGTTATCCCTTCATGAGCGTGGGTCAGTTTGCCCGGAAGATGAAGGTGAAGACCGGCAAGATCGGCCTGAGGCAGTACAACCTGTATTCCCAGAAGGAGCAGAAACTGCTGGACGGCCTGGACGGAAAATACCATCGGCCGCTGAATGATGTCGGCAGCTTTGAAACCTCAGCGCTGATCGACAGAACCAGCGATACGCTGATTGCTGCCGGATCGAACGGCATGCTGTATCTGGAATCGCTGAACTCAAGCTTCGACTACAACGCGAAGGTGCTGACCATTGATCCTTCCATCACCGTTATGAACTATAAGGTGAAGGGACAGAAGAGCACAGCCCTGCTGGCAATCGAATCCTCTCCCGCCGCGTATGACAAGTACGTCTACATGGCAAACATGGGAGGCGTTCTCATGTGCATTGATACGGATACCCTGAAGCCCGTGTGGGCAGTGAATACCGGGGACTCCGTCATGGCGGCGGTTGCCATGGATATGCAGATCAGGGAGAATGTCCAGGAAACGCCGGTGCCTGCAGAAACAGGAGACGAAGACGATCCCAAGGACAAGGCTCCGGCGGATAACCGGGAGCTGAGTCTGTACACGGCGAATATGCTGAACAACCGGAAAAAGGGCGACAGCGATATCCAGATCCGCCGGTATGACGCACTGAGCGGAAAGGAAATCTGGAAGACTTCCGTCGGCGTAACCAAGGGTAAGAAGGATAAGGATGACGTCGGTGCCAAGGCTTCTCCGGTGATCGGACAACATGGGCTGAATGACCTGGTCTACTTCACGGTGACCGGTCTTTCAGACGAAGGCAGGCAGCAGCTTGGCCTTTCCGGTGAGACGCCTGCTGTCCTGATTGCGCTGGAAAAAGCAAGCGGAAAGATTGTCTGGTCCTACGGCCTTTCCAGCCGCAGCGAATCTTCACCCATTGCGGTGTATAACGAAGCAGGAAACGGCTGGATCATCCAGTGTGAACAGAACGGCACCATCCACCTGCTGGAGGGACTCACAGGAAGCGTTGTGGATACAATGCAGCTGAATGCTGAGATTGAAGCTTCCCCCGCCGCCTATGGCAGCACGGTGGTTATCGGTACTACAGGTAAAAACACGTCCTTTGTTTACGGCATTGAACTCGAGCTTGCGCAGGTGCATGATGAGGAGGGCGGCTATGAAGAAGATTCTGGCGGCGCTTGA
- a CDS encoding radical SAM protein, which translates to MKCTLCPRQCGADRSVQPGFCGLGEEMLIARIAPHLWEEPPISGSRGTGAVFFSGCTLRCVYCQNGDISHRNEGRPFTPRELSDALKRLTDLGVHTLSFITGTPFVPRILEALELWRPPLPLVWNTSGYETVDTLRRLEGVIDVYLPDLKHFSTRAGQLCAAAPDYFTVTSAAIKEMCRQTGTPVYNENGIMLKGTLIRHLILPGFTSESLRLLTWVRDELPAGIPVSLMRQYIPCNGVSVPGLDRRITEKEYSRVRDHMIALDLPGFLQEPDSADRDFIPLFNQDESFV; encoded by the coding sequence ATGAAATGTACACTTTGTCCTCGTCAATGCGGTGCTGACCGTTCTGTTCAGCCGGGCTTCTGCGGCCTCGGCGAGGAGATGCTCATTGCCCGTATTGCCCCGCATCTGTGGGAAGAGCCGCCCATATCCGGCAGCCGCGGAACCGGAGCCGTCTTCTTTTCCGGCTGTACGCTCCGCTGCGTCTACTGCCAGAACGGAGATATCTCCCACCGGAATGAGGGCCGCCCTTTCACCCCGCGGGAGTTGTCAGACGCGCTCAAGCGCCTGACAGACCTAGGTGTCCACACCCTGTCTTTTATCACAGGCACCCCTTTTGTTCCCCGGATCCTGGAGGCGCTGGAACTCTGGCGCCCGCCCCTGCCCCTGGTATGGAATACCTCCGGCTATGAAACCGTGGATACCCTCCGCCGTCTCGAAGGCGTCATTGACGTATACCTTCCGGACCTGAAGCATTTCTCCACCCGTGCCGGACAGTTGTGCGCCGCGGCACCGGACTATTTTACCGTCACCTCCGCCGCGATTAAGGAGATGTGCCGTCAGACCGGTACTCCCGTTTACAATGAAAACGGCATCATGCTCAAGGGTACCCTGATCCGTCATCTGATCCTGCCGGGTTTCACTTCGGAAAGCCTGCGCCTGCTCACCTGGGTTCGGGATGAACTTCCTGCCGGCATTCCTGTCAGTCTCATGCGCCAGTATATCCCCTGCAACGGCGTATCCGTTCCCGGGCTGGACCGGCGCATCACGGAAAAGGAGTACAGCCGTGTCCGCGATCATATGATCGCCCTGGATCTTCCCGGCTTCCTGCAGGAACCGGATTCCGCCGACCGGGACTTTATACCGTTATTCAATCAGGATGAGAGCTTTGTTTAA
- a CDS encoding 2-oxo acid dehydrogenase subunit E2 produces MFGRRPDGRRLNDVDPIVQITPYLMPMRCDAQVFLEHKMDYEKAARYIAEKNRQGERITFMQIIAAAYVRSVSQLPELNRFIFNKQYYARNNCSLSYVVLKDPQNNESNEVTARIEFDLTDTIFDVRDRMVAAQEKIRDEEEDAFLTKLAGALLKIPGLATGIVGLYRLLDRYGLAPGFLIRELPFYSGLFITNNASIGLNHVWHHIYNFGNVSMFIGMGTIMKEATVDSEGKSRMKRWLPLGMTADERMCSGAHYSAFFASMVKYMDNPSLLEVPPESVRFDMGGKYEYHVPKVKKS; encoded by the coding sequence ATGTTTGGACGCAGACCGGATGGCAGACGACTCAATGACGTGGACCCGATCGTGCAGATTACCCCTTACCTGATGCCCATGCGCTGTGACGCGCAGGTTTTCCTGGAACACAAGATGGACTATGAGAAAGCTGCGCGCTATATCGCGGAAAAGAATCGGCAGGGGGAAAGAATTACCTTCATGCAGATCATTGCCGCGGCGTATGTGCGGTCTGTCAGCCAGCTGCCTGAACTGAACAGGTTCATTTTCAACAAGCAGTATTATGCCCGGAACAACTGCTCCCTTTCCTACGTGGTCCTCAAGGATCCGCAGAACAATGAGAGCAACGAAGTCACAGCCAGGATCGAGTTCGACCTGACAGATACGATCTTCGACGTCCGGGACCGGATGGTTGCCGCACAGGAAAAAATCCGGGATGAAGAGGAGGACGCGTTCCTGACCAAGCTGGCAGGAGCATTGCTGAAGATTCCGGGACTGGCCACCGGCATTGTGGGCCTGTACCGGCTGCTGGACCGCTACGGCCTTGCACCCGGATTCCTGATCCGGGAGTTGCCTTTCTACAGCGGCCTGTTTATCACCAACAACGCGTCCATCGGCCTGAACCATGTATGGCATCACATCTATAACTTCGGCAATGTGAGCATGTTCATCGGCATGGGCACAATCATGAAGGAAGCCACTGTGGACAGTGAAGGCAAGAGCCGCATGAAGCGGTGGCTGCCGCTGGGCATGACCGCGGATGAGCGGATGTGCTCCGGCGCCCATTACTCCGCCTTCTTTGCTTCCATGGTCAAGTATATGGATAATCCGTCCCTGCTGGAAGTTCCGCCGGAATCTGTCCGGTTTGACATGGGCGGGAAGTATGAATACCACGTACCCAAAGTTAAAAAATCCTGA
- a CDS encoding DivIVA domain-containing protein → MERITSEVIAEKEFTIASRGYNQEEVDTFLDLICEEMDRLNNEIQDLRQKTTMVRPSAPAAESSSVSKEDENKFREILEMAATVKEETIRKAREDAEAIRLKAETEANERLNGLAEEREGLEKEVTALKETAVEYRRQFEELLHAQQEALEKATGLF, encoded by the coding sequence ATGGAAAGAATCACTTCAGAAGTTATTGCGGAGAAAGAGTTTACTATCGCGTCAAGAGGGTATAATCAGGAAGAGGTGGATACCTTCCTGGACCTGATCTGTGAGGAAATGGACCGGCTGAACAACGAAATCCAGGATCTGCGCCAGAAGACAACAATGGTGCGTCCGTCCGCACCGGCGGCTGAATCCTCCAGCGTGAGCAAAGAGGATGAGAACAAGTTCCGGGAGATCCTGGAGATGGCTGCAACCGTGAAGGAAGAAACCATCCGCAAGGCCCGGGAAGATGCTGAGGCGATCCGCCTGAAGGCAGAGACAGAGGCGAATGAGCGCCTGAACGGGCTGGCCGAAGAACGGGAAGGCCTGGAAAAAGAGGTTACCGCGCTGAAGGAAACTGCTGTGGAATACCGGCGCCAGTTTGAAGAGCTCCTGCATGCACAGCAGGAAGCCCTGGAAAAGGCTACGGGTCTGTTTTAA
- a CDS encoding cell division protein SepF has translation MAFKDLMKSIEGVFSRVSADITRRPDGGTSHYRPLRKKTAEAQPGDMTQMQGQDPRFVHTGFTGMNPPVNFGGYEQGTFGQTAYGQTAFDQTAYGQTAYNQTAYNQTAFGQTAYGQPQGTSYFPQQDQSAQQDYVGKGSFSGQTGFTQAQRNNISYMPGVEPRMERGQVHVEHIITLTGLKSCYEAIECMKDGETLIVMLDAIANDSESMRCQDMLAGAAFTLGCSVRLLQGAQIVIIAPEGVKILPEQNNARVMMPGGMMQPPEMAAPPMTEPAEVPFQGRREHRTSANAADWNAARNGELQGYNPYTGTMPVAAGAYGSFGGYGY, from the coding sequence ATGGCATTTAAGGATCTGATGAAGAGCATTGAAGGGGTTTTTTCCCGCGTGTCGGCGGATATCACGCGCCGGCCGGACGGAGGCACCAGCCATTACCGTCCGCTGCGGAAGAAGACCGCGGAAGCCCAGCCCGGTGATATGACACAGATGCAGGGACAGGATCCCCGTTTTGTGCATACCGGTTTCACAGGCATGAATCCGCCGGTGAATTTCGGAGGATATGAGCAGGGCACCTTCGGCCAGACTGCGTATGGCCAGACTGCTTTTGATCAGACCGCATACGGCCAGACCGCGTACAACCAGACGGCCTATAACCAGACGGCCTTCGGCCAGACGGCTTATGGCCAGCCGCAGGGCACCAGCTATTTTCCGCAGCAGGACCAGAGCGCCCAGCAGGATTATGTGGGCAAGGGAAGCTTCAGCGGACAGACCGGTTTTACCCAGGCCCAGAGGAACAATATTTCCTATATGCCGGGTGTTGAGCCGCGGATGGAACGCGGACAGGTGCACGTGGAGCACATCATCACACTGACCGGCCTGAAGAGCTGCTACGAAGCGATTGAGTGCATGAAGGACGGGGAAACCCTGATCGTGATGCTGGACGCGATTGCCAACGACAGCGAAAGCATGCGGTGCCAGGATATGCTGGCCGGTGCTGCCTTTACCCTGGGATGCTCAGTCCGGCTGCTGCAGGGCGCACAGATTGTCATCATTGCGCCGGAAGGCGTCAAGATCCTGCCCGAGCAGAACAATGCCCGTGTGATGATGCCCGGCGGAATGATGCAGCCGCCGGAAATGGCGGCACCCCCAATGACCGAGCCTGCGGAAGTTCCCTTCCAGGGCCGGCGGGAACACAGAACCAGCGCGAACGCGGCCGACTGGAACGCGGCGCGGAACGGCGAACTGCAGGGTTATAATCCTTACACCGGAACTATGCCGGTGGCAGCCGGAGCCTATGGCAGCTTCGGAGGATATGGCTATTGA
- a CDS encoding YggS family pyridoxal phosphate-dependent enzyme: MTREELESRVERVRRELEEASAGRYPIPKLIAVTKTHSAEEILPLAEMGITDIGENRVQELLTKLPELRDRFQIHLIGRLQRNKVKQIVGDVCMIQSVDSEPLAREIHNRALAAGRRMPVLVEISPAGEEQKGGVLFEETEAFLKQIAPLEGIEIRGLMAVMPLTEDQDYLDGLFARTRGLFDRIRDKNLSGIAMEELSMGMSGDYRLAAAHGATMVRVGSAIFGPRG, from the coding sequence ATGACCCGGGAGGAACTGGAAAGCAGAGTGGAACGAGTCCGGCGGGAGCTGGAAGAAGCTTCGGCAGGACGTTATCCCATACCGAAACTGATTGCCGTGACGAAAACCCACAGCGCGGAGGAAATCCTGCCGCTGGCTGAAATGGGGATTACGGACATCGGCGAGAACAGGGTGCAGGAGCTCCTGACCAAGCTGCCGGAGCTTCGGGACCGGTTTCAGATTCACCTGATCGGCCGCCTGCAGCGGAACAAGGTGAAGCAGATTGTCGGGGACGTGTGCATGATTCAATCCGTGGACAGCGAACCGCTGGCCAGGGAGATTCATAACCGGGCACTGGCTGCCGGAAGGCGGATGCCGGTGCTGGTGGAAATCAGCCCCGCGGGAGAAGAACAGAAGGGCGGCGTACTGTTTGAGGAGACGGAAGCGTTTCTGAAACAGATTGCGCCCCTGGAAGGGATTGAGATCCGGGGACTGATGGCGGTAATGCCGCTGACAGAGGACCAGGATTATCTGGACGGATTATTTGCACGGACGCGCGGACTGTTTGACCGGATCAGGGATAAAAACCTGAGCGGGATCGCGATGGAAGAGCTAAGCATGGGCATGTCCGGTGATTACCGGCTGGCCGCGGCTCACGGAGCGACGATGGTCCGGGTGGGAAGCGCAATTTTCGGACCCCGCGGATGA
- the purR gene encoding pur operon repressor → MDRIRRNERMTAMIKLLSGTPNRIFTLNSFCELFGSAKSTMSEDVDLLQQVTKAFDLGEIDTVTGAAGGVRYRPKVSREKARATIEKLCADLSGTERVLPGGFLYYSDILSMPEIVNRMGEIIATEYYDTEPDFVLTMETKGIPVAFATANALGVPLVIARHSSRVYEGSAVNINYVSGSGSIETMSLSRRAVKENQQALIVDDFLKGGGTAGGMVELMREFNVKVVGMAFVMATASPEKKRITGEKSLMTLEVTDGDPAVAVVRPAEWLK, encoded by the coding sequence ATGGACAGAATCCGCCGTAATGAGCGCATGACCGCAATGATCAAACTGCTGTCAGGAACCCCCAACAGGATCTTTACGCTGAACAGCTTCTGCGAACTGTTCGGATCCGCGAAATCCACGATGAGCGAGGATGTTGACCTGCTGCAGCAGGTGACGAAGGCCTTTGACCTGGGAGAAATCGATACGGTGACCGGCGCTGCCGGCGGCGTAAGGTACCGCCCGAAGGTCAGCCGGGAAAAGGCGCGGGCCACCATTGAAAAGCTGTGCGCGGATCTCAGCGGCACGGAACGGGTGCTTCCCGGCGGATTCCTGTATTACAGCGATATCCTTTCCATGCCGGAAATTGTGAACCGGATGGGCGAGATTATCGCGACTGAGTACTATGACACAGAGCCGGATTTTGTGCTGACGATGGAAACAAAGGGGATTCCGGTGGCTTTTGCGACGGCCAACGCGCTGGGCGTGCCGCTGGTGATTGCCCGGCACTCCTCCCGGGTGTATGAGGGCTCCGCGGTGAACATCAACTACGTTTCCGGCAGCGGAAGCATTGAGACGATGAGCCTGAGCCGCCGGGCGGTGAAGGAAAACCAGCAGGCGCTGATTGTGGACGACTTCCTCAAGGGAGGCGGCACAGCCGGCGGTATGGTGGAACTGATGCGGGAATTCAATGTAAAAGTGGTCGGCATGGCGTTCGTCATGGCAACCGCTTCCCCGGAAAAGAAGCGGATTACCGGCGAAAAGTCCCTGATGACGCTGGAAGTCACAGACGGGGATCCGGCGGTTGCCGTTGTCAGGCCGGCGGAGTGGCTGAAATAA
- a CDS encoding HPr family phosphocarrier protein → MKSAMIRLSLVENVNNFVNIVARYPYEMDLRAGRHVVDAKSILGIFSLDLSKPITLEIYSDDCSDLLEEISPFLMKEE, encoded by the coding sequence GTGAAGTCCGCTATGATCAGACTGAGCCTGGTTGAGAATGTAAACAATTTCGTCAACATCGTTGCGCGCTACCCCTATGAGATGGATCTGCGTGCAGGGCGCCATGTGGTGGACGCCAAGTCAATCCTGGGCATTTTCTCCCTGGATCTGTCAAAGCCGATCACCCTGGAGATCTACAGTGATGACTGCAGCGACCTGCTGGAAGAGATCAGCCCTTTCCTGATGAAGGAAGAGTAA